The following proteins are co-located in the Chitinophagales bacterium genome:
- a CDS encoding T9SS type A sorting domain-containing protein — translation MKKISHTISIRQIAATANTLKALTITIQNICHGRFWLQFFVLLQIYCLSPINIFANVTISTGGVASSSYTLSNLTYPSYTALGTIAIMENASNDISQAGGTLVLNCPAGFEFLAGAGSAYSTLAPDIISANISTVSTSQITITIAGNGGGTACCDQITITGIFVRAAALCPVAVNGIITKDASGSQTVTGVVNGVTSFGTLSQASTSLATNTITGSPLCQGATVSVPFTACGFAAGNIFTAELSDAAGSFAAPVAIGTLAATSSGTISATLPGTITAGSGYRIRVSASNPAITGSDNGINLTIVSPISTGVISYAPACPGGSIMVPYTVNGSCTAFNAGNIFTAQLSDANGSFATPVNIGSVASTSGGTINAVIPGGISTGTGYRIRVVSSNPSFTGTTNSSTATVTKNLYASHLNWQILWSSGDQFDAGDIGCTVQFGAAPPSGQNDIITTAYWPLTSTSCGTSFGSGTYITFGATQARIVNFNGPAAFTIAPLATLPLSTSTVCNGSTVNVKYSVPASCNTFSAGNVFTAELSDATGSFATPTVIGSLSSTASGTIVATLPSSTPIGSGYRIRVKSSSPAITGNDNGTDLSNQSITATVTGSPFCANSSIGVSYVVACTSSLNAGNIFTVELSNPSGGFTSGVTVLGTLTSTAGSGTILASIPSGAVASGYYRVRIKSSAVAFTGTDNGSDITITAPCNSASTSFIQTIGEANQSAIYSVQLTPAGGYTVLGNAGSSNTNPGDYYPSVVYLNTADIFLTNVNPDGSILWQKSYGVMQYNAYYHVLRHENTADGGFIIAGGVDNGCSPSGSSCYTRPMLIKTTSDGTIQWSKTYDCYASIFAWGGWAFSVKQTTDGGYIVYGPQMEGYTVPYLMKLDANGNVTWKYSYGSNGGAICCTEEARAVRQTSDGGYALLSPGGDYNMGGSFDLIKVNASGAVQWSNSFHYGTGTGGGYDLQTTTDGGFIMTGNSTTNGIFLVRANASGAALWGKTFSYNGGMSNAVCQTSDGGFVITGTSNGDIILIKTNSTGSLLWAKAFNPGTTDRGMDVKQTADGGYVIAGYTGSFGNKGILIKTDVNGNSVCCGTDITSLITTGSGVTTGSIAYGTTATALPTGAAALSIGTGGTVTANIICSSLTTSLPVELISFHAKLLSNKTVLASWSTASEMNNDYFIVERSADAETFDSVGNVEGAGISLQQHDYSLVDEKPCSGISYYRLKQIDFDRTVTYSNIVAVKNFEPFYVNVYPNPASSVLYYDVFFEEDENITVQVTDMAGRILISQQQLMFKGNSGGTVDISSLTHGIYFFSINAPPTNYQARFIKQ, via the coding sequence ATGAAAAAAATTTCCCACACGATATCGATAAGGCAGATTGCCGCAACAGCTAACACATTGAAGGCACTTACAATAACTATTCAAAATATCTGCCATGGCAGGTTTTGGCTGCAGTTTTTTGTGCTTCTTCAAATCTATTGCCTTTCTCCCATAAACATTTTTGCCAATGTTACGATCTCCACCGGAGGTGTTGCCAGCAGTTCTTACACCTTAAGCAACCTTACCTACCCTTCCTATACTGCACTTGGCACAATCGCAATCATGGAAAACGCTTCAAATGATATCTCACAGGCAGGTGGCACCTTAGTACTCAACTGCCCTGCCGGTTTTGAATTTCTTGCAGGTGCCGGTAGTGCCTACAGCACATTGGCCCCTGATATTATCAGCGCCAACATAAGTACAGTGAGCACGTCGCAGATTACCATAACAATCGCAGGTAATGGCGGAGGAACAGCATGCTGCGATCAGATAACGATCACAGGCATATTTGTAAGAGCAGCCGCGCTTTGTCCTGTTGCGGTGAACGGAATCATAACGAAAGATGCTTCGGGTTCACAAACAGTTACCGGAGTGGTGAATGGTGTTACAAGCTTTGGAACCTTATCGCAGGCAAGCACGTCTTTGGCTACGAATACCATCACCGGATCTCCGCTCTGCCAGGGAGCAACCGTCAGCGTGCCTTTCACGGCCTGCGGATTTGCCGCCGGAAATATTTTCACGGCTGAGCTTTCAGATGCAGCCGGCTCCTTTGCTGCGCCCGTTGCCATCGGCACTTTAGCGGCTACATCTTCCGGTACTATCAGCGCCACACTTCCCGGCACCATAACTGCCGGCAGTGGTTACAGGATAAGGGTAAGTGCAAGCAATCCGGCGATTACCGGCAGCGACAATGGCATCAACTTAACAATCGTTTCGCCCATCAGCACAGGAGTCATTTCTTATGCACCTGCTTGCCCGGGCGGATCCATTATGGTTCCGTACACAGTTAACGGCAGTTGTACGGCGTTTAATGCCGGAAATATTTTTACTGCTCAATTATCGGATGCAAACGGCAGCTTTGCCACGCCGGTGAATATCGGCTCGGTAGCATCCACATCAGGCGGAACAATCAATGCAGTGATTCCCGGAGGTATCAGCACCGGAACCGGTTATAGAATCAGGGTTGTCAGCTCCAATCCTTCTTTTACAGGCACCACGAACAGCAGCACCGCTACTGTAACTAAAAATCTATATGCGAGTCATTTAAACTGGCAAATCCTCTGGTCATCAGGCGATCAGTTTGATGCAGGTGACATTGGTTGCACTGTGCAGTTCGGTGCAGCTCCGCCATCCGGACAAAATGATATCATCACCACTGCTTACTGGCCTTTAACAAGCACCTCGTGCGGTACATCATTCGGTTCAGGCACCTACATCACTTTTGGCGCCACACAGGCGCGCATTGTGAATTTCAACGGACCCGCCGCATTCACCATTGCTCCATTGGCCACTTTGCCATTGAGTACATCCACGGTTTGCAACGGCAGCACGGTGAATGTAAAATACAGCGTGCCGGCTTCCTGTAATACATTCAGTGCCGGAAATGTATTCACGGCAGAACTGTCTGATGCGACCGGATCATTTGCCACACCAACGGTGATCGGCTCCTTATCATCCACTGCATCCGGCACTATTGTCGCCACCCTACCAAGCTCGACGCCAATCGGCTCCGGTTACAGGATACGGGTTAAATCATCTTCTCCGGCCATAACCGGAAACGACAATGGCACCGATCTCTCCAATCAATCCATCACTGCCACCGTCACAGGATCACCGTTTTGTGCCAACAGCTCCATTGGTGTTTCTTATGTGGTTGCATGCACCTCATCTTTAAACGCAGGCAATATCTTCACTGTTGAATTATCAAATCCTTCCGGTGGATTCACTTCAGGCGTTACGGTGCTTGGTACGCTGACATCCACAGCAGGAAGTGGAACTATACTGGCTTCTATACCGAGCGGAGCAGTTGCATCGGGATATTACAGGGTTCGGATAAAGAGTTCTGCTGTCGCTTTCACAGGAACCGATAACGGAAGCGATATCACCATTACAGCACCGTGTAATTCAGCATCCACCTCCTTTATTCAAACTATTGGTGAAGCCAATCAGTCTGCAATCTATTCCGTGCAGCTCACACCGGCAGGCGGTTATACTGTCCTGGGGAATGCAGGAAGCAGCAATACCAATCCAGGCGATTATTACCCTTCTGTTGTCTATCTCAACACCGCTGATATCTTTTTAACCAATGTTAATCCTGATGGCAGCATACTTTGGCAGAAATCCTATGGGGTGATGCAATACAATGCTTATTATCATGTGCTCCGGCATGAGAATACTGCAGATGGCGGGTTCATTATCGCCGGCGGTGTCGACAATGGTTGCAGCCCTTCCGGTTCTTCATGTTATACACGTCCTATGCTTATTAAAACCACTTCAGATGGCACCATTCAATGGAGCAAGACGTATGATTGTTATGCCAGCATCTTTGCCTGGGGAGGATGGGCTTTTTCTGTTAAGCAAACCACTGATGGAGGTTACATTGTATATGGGCCACAGATGGAAGGATATACAGTTCCTTATCTGATGAAACTCGATGCCAATGGCAATGTGACCTGGAAGTATTCTTATGGTTCCAATGGAGGAGCCATCTGCTGCACAGAAGAAGCAAGGGCTGTCCGGCAAACGAGCGACGGCGGCTATGCACTGCTGTCGCCGGGTGGCGATTACAATATGGGAGGTTCCTTTGACCTGATAAAAGTAAATGCATCCGGTGCCGTGCAGTGGTCAAATTCCTTTCATTACGGCACTGGCACAGGTGGTGGTTATGATTTACAAACTACCACCGATGGTGGATTTATCATGACAGGTAACTCCACCACCAACGGGATTTTCCTGGTGAGGGCCAATGCCAGCGGTGCGGCACTGTGGGGCAAAACCTTCAGCTATAATGGTGGTATGAGTAATGCCGTCTGTCAGACAAGTGATGGCGGATTCGTCATTACCGGTACATCCAACGGAGATATCATTCTGATAAAGACCAATAGTACGGGTTCGTTGCTATGGGCCAAAGCATTCAATCCCGGCACCACAGACCGTGGGATGGATGTTAAACAAACAGCTGACGGAGGTTACGTAATTGCAGGCTACACCGGCAGCTTTGGCAACAAAGGCATCCTGATCAAAACAGATGTTAACGGAAACAGTGTTTGCTGCGGTACAGATATAACATCTCTGATCACAACAGGTTCTGGAGTAACCACCGGCAGTATCGCCTATGGAACTACTGCAACAGCATTGCCCACAGGTGCTGCCGCTCTGTCAATAGGAACAGGCGGAACTGTTACGGCAAATATTATCTGCAGTTCATTGACCACATCACTGCCGGTAGAATTAATTTCCTTCCATGCAAAACTGCTTTCAAATAAAACAGTGCTTGCTTCCTGGTCAACTGCTTCGGAAATGAACAACGATTACTTTATAGTTGAAAGAAGTGCTGATGCGGAAACATTTGATTCGGTTGGCAATGTGGAAGGTGCGGGTATTTCTTTGCAGCAGCATGACTATTCTTTAGTGGATGAAAAACCATGTTCAGGCATCAGTTACTACCGGTTGAAGCAAATTGATTTTGACAGAACGGTTACTTATTCAAACATTGTGGCAGTAAAAAATTTCGAACCCTTCTATGTCAATGTATATCCGAATCCGGCCAGCAGCGTTTTATACTATGATGTATTTTTTGAAGAAGATGAAAACATAACGGTGCAGGTAACAGACATGGCGGGAAGAATTTTAATCAGTCAGCAACAGCTTATGTTCAAAGGCAACTCCGGCGGCACGGTGGATATTTCATCATTAACACACGGAATTTATTTCTTCAGCATAAATGCTCCACCTACAAATTATCAGGCAAGGTTCATCAAACAATAA
- a CDS encoding T9SS type A sorting domain-containing protein, which yields MIHGSICHAQIISTVAGTGIGGYNGDGIAAVTAKLYYPAGVALDAAGNIYVADMSNACVRKINAVTGIISTVAGKPGIAPGFFAGSGTPATSATFSWYVLGVVPDAAGNIYIADAGSNIICKVAAGTGIITIFAGINGSAGTTGDGGSAASARLNYPAAMAFDVTESNLYIADCYNHKIRKIAINTGIISTVAGTGTAGATGDGGPATAAKLNYPAGIAVDAAGNIYVGDGGNNKVRKITLSTGIISTIAGTGTAGFSGDLGVATAAKFNGPQGLAVDESGNVYIADQGNNRIRKITAGTNIISTIAGSTAGFSGDGGLPELAKLNAPWSLALLANCTLIIADNVNNRIRKITGLTACTSLPVEVIDFIATNHGHQNLLQWTTASELNNDYFTVERSSDAKTFESIAFIDGAGNATHQNSYAYTDEDPYDNISYYRLRQTDFNGSFSYSKTISVIKITPDSCFNISPNPFHFSTTISYAIPEAAIVQIDIFDAAGHLVQRVVDENCSAGVHNTTLNCNHISPGVYLLKFHANDEILIRKVVLLQ from the coding sequence TTGATACACGGAAGTATTTGCCATGCGCAGATAATATCTACAGTTGCCGGAACAGGCATCGGTGGCTACAATGGTGATGGCATAGCTGCAGTTACTGCCAAATTGTATTACCCGGCAGGCGTAGCACTGGATGCGGCAGGAAATATTTATGTAGCCGATATGTCCAATGCCTGCGTTCGAAAAATAAATGCAGTCACAGGCATTATCAGTACTGTTGCAGGAAAACCGGGCATTGCACCCGGATTCTTTGCCGGTAGCGGAACACCAGCCACTTCGGCCACTTTCAGTTGGTATGTACTGGGAGTAGTTCCTGATGCAGCCGGCAATATTTATATCGCCGATGCAGGCAGCAACATCATTTGCAAAGTAGCAGCCGGCACCGGCATCATCACCATCTTCGCCGGCATCAACGGAAGTGCAGGCACAACAGGTGATGGCGGAAGTGCTGCAAGTGCCAGGTTAAATTATCCGGCGGCCATGGCGTTTGATGTGACAGAAAGCAATTTATACATCGCCGATTGCTACAACCATAAGATCAGAAAGATCGCCATCAATACAGGCATCATCAGCACCGTTGCTGGCACCGGCACTGCAGGTGCGACAGGCGATGGCGGTCCGGCCACTGCAGCAAAGCTGAATTATCCGGCAGGTATCGCCGTGGACGCGGCAGGCAACATTTATGTAGGTGATGGCGGTAACAACAAAGTGCGAAAGATAACACTGAGCACAGGCATCATTTCTACGATTGCAGGCACCGGCACAGCAGGATTTTCCGGTGATCTTGGCGTTGCGACAGCAGCTAAATTTAACGGGCCGCAGGGATTAGCCGTTGATGAATCCGGAAATGTTTACATCGCTGATCAGGGTAACAACCGTATCCGGAAAATTACTGCCGGCACCAACATCATCAGTACTATTGCCGGATCAACGGCAGGCTTTTCGGGAGACGGTGGTCTTCCTGAACTGGCCAAACTAAATGCACCCTGGTCGCTGGCTTTGCTGGCCAATTGCACTTTGATTATAGCAGACAACGTCAATAACCGTATCCGTAAAATCACAGGGCTGACAGCCTGCACATCGCTGCCCGTCGAAGTGATTGATTTTATTGCAACAAATCACGGCCATCAAAATCTTTTGCAATGGACAACAGCATCGGAACTGAACAATGATTATTTCACAGTGGAAAGAAGCAGCGATGCGAAAACATTTGAATCCATCGCATTTATTGACGGTGCCGGCAATGCAACACATCAAAATTCATATGCCTACACCGATGAAGATCCATATGACAACATCAGTTACTATCGCTTGCGACAAACAGATTTCAATGGAAGTTTTTCCTATTCCAAAACAATTTCAGTTATCAAAATCACACCTGATTCCTGTTTCAATATCAGTCCCAATCCATTTCATTTTAGTACCACCATTTCCTATGCTATACCTGAAGCTGCAATCGTGCAGATTGATATATTTGATGCTGCAGGGCATTTAGTACAGCGGGTAGTAGATGAAAATTGTTCTGCGGGGGTACACAACACAACACTCAATTGCAATCATATCTCACCTGGTGTTTACCTTCTGAAGTTTCATGCCAATGATGAAATCCTTATCAGGAAGGTAGTTTTGCTGCAATAG
- a CDS encoding Ig-like domain-containing protein, translating to MKTKIILLTILLTSLVTGLSAQGTWIQKANFGGTARYYAIGFSIGDKGYLATGMKDDGIYHFYNDLWEYNPATNAWAQKADVGGAMRCMAVGFSIAGKGYIGTGWNETAGNMNDFWEYSPENNIWIQKSPFPGTARSCAIAFSIGNKGYLGTGYDGGYRNDLWEYNPSTDTWAAKASLPAAGRMSAVAFSIGEYGYVTTGADFSYAQYLKDCWQYNPATDSWLQKADFGGQQRWIAVGFKIGNKGYAGTGALTAYMNDFWEYDPSLNTWTQKTDAGNVQRCAAVGFGIGNKGYLVTGLDYAWNEYNDCWEYTLPADPTFDLLTLTAGDANLNVDTVATGIDPASAITAVFSTAVDAASANSENIWLIRSYDGNTAACSIHVSGNTITIDPPHLLAYGTGYQLHFETGLTGTNGTHSPLINRYFTTAGTFVPAGEVAYWNFENNTVEQISGMMASAEIDLQYATSYNPEEGTAASFNGNTSIVEFPATDTLMNSHDFAISFWVNASSANHEGRNHWIFGLGAYHGFDFEIAAQFNWCKLAASYELADGTTASEDLYFAADGKTKDNGGWQGWIYCKDLTASGGLASLLKDKWAHITCVYNSLTKVGCMFINGELMFAQDFDLWPIADPKSTTVGLKYGGLLPDVTNEFALGFNQSRAGTLWDDETWGGYDFSTAYHFEGLLENLHIFHEVLTEADVVLLYDAEGEVISNSPMLHNVTGGFMVYPNPCQSTATVDFTAASAGALQIILYDAAGKQLKTLLQENVSQGHHAITINVADLTPGIYLLKAWLNNVVMMKKIAVE from the coding sequence ATGAAAACGAAAATAATTTTACTAACCATACTGCTTACAAGTTTGGTAACAGGGCTATCCGCGCAAGGCACCTGGATCCAAAAAGCAAACTTCGGCGGAACAGCAAGATACTATGCCATCGGATTCAGCATCGGCGATAAAGGCTACCTGGCAACAGGTATGAAGGATGATGGCATCTATCATTTTTACAACGATCTGTGGGAATACAATCCTGCAACCAATGCCTGGGCGCAGAAAGCAGATGTTGGCGGCGCCATGCGCTGCATGGCCGTGGGTTTCAGTATTGCCGGCAAAGGATACATCGGAACAGGATGGAACGAAACCGCCGGTAACATGAATGACTTCTGGGAATACAGTCCCGAAAACAATATATGGATACAGAAATCTCCTTTCCCGGGAACCGCGCGCAGCTGTGCCATCGCTTTCAGTATCGGCAATAAAGGATATCTCGGTACCGGTTATGACGGAGGTTACCGGAATGATTTATGGGAATATAATCCCTCTACTGATACATGGGCGGCAAAAGCATCGCTGCCGGCAGCAGGCAGAATGTCGGCTGTGGCATTCAGCATCGGCGAATATGGTTATGTGACTACCGGCGCTGACTTTAGCTACGCTCAATACCTGAAAGATTGCTGGCAGTATAATCCTGCTACAGACAGCTGGCTGCAAAAAGCAGACTTCGGCGGACAACAACGCTGGATTGCTGTCGGTTTTAAGATCGGCAATAAAGGATATGCTGGTACCGGAGCGCTTACTGCTTATATGAATGATTTCTGGGAATATGATCCGTCACTGAATACCTGGACACAAAAAACGGATGCGGGAAATGTTCAGCGGTGTGCTGCCGTTGGCTTTGGCATCGGCAACAAAGGTTACCTGGTTACCGGACTCGATTATGCATGGAACGAATACAATGACTGCTGGGAATATACCTTACCGGCCGACCCGACCTTTGACCTGCTGACCTTAACCGCAGGTGACGCCAATCTGAATGTTGATACGGTGGCAACCGGTATTGATCCTGCTTCCGCCATTACCGCTGTTTTCTCCACCGCCGTGGATGCCGCTTCCGCCAACAGTGAAAACATATGGCTGATCCGCAGCTATGACGGAAATACCGCTGCCTGCTCCATCCATGTTTCCGGCAATACCATCACTATTGATCCGCCGCATCTGCTGGCTTATGGAACCGGTTATCAGCTGCATTTTGAAACCGGGCTTACCGGCACTAATGGTACGCATTCGCCCCTCATCAACCGTTATTTTACAACTGCCGGAACATTCGTGCCTGCCGGTGAAGTGGCTTACTGGAATTTCGAAAACAACACCGTGGAGCAGATAAGCGGCATGATGGCTTCAGCAGAGATTGACTTGCAGTATGCCACCTCTTACAATCCTGAGGAAGGTACAGCGGCAAGCTTCAACGGCAATACCTCCATCGTGGAATTTCCCGCCACCGACACACTCATGAACTCCCATGACTTTGCCATTTCATTTTGGGTGAATGCATCATCTGCCAATCATGAAGGGCGTAATCACTGGATCTTCGGGCTTGGCGCATACCATGGCTTCGATTTTGAAATCGCTGCACAGTTTAACTGGTGCAAGCTTGCTGCCAGCTATGAATTGGCAGACGGCACTACAGCGTCTGAAGACCTCTATTTCGCTGCAGATGGAAAAACCAAAGATAATGGCGGCTGGCAGGGCTGGATTTATTGCAAAGACCTCACCGCCAGCGGCGGCCTGGCATCGTTGCTGAAGGATAAATGGGCGCATATTACCTGCGTCTATAACAGCCTGACAAAAGTAGGGTGCATGTTTATCAACGGTGAACTGATGTTTGCGCAGGACTTTGATCTCTGGCCTATAGCTGATCCCAAATCAACAACAGTAGGTTTGAAGTACGGCGGCCTGTTGCCTGACGTAACCAATGAATTCGCCCTTGGCTTCAATCAGTCAAGAGCCGGCACACTGTGGGATGATGAAACGTGGGGAGGATATGATTTCAGCACAGCCTATCACTTTGAAGGATTGCTCGAAAATTTGCATATTTTTCATGAAGTGCTGACGGAGGCAGATGTGGTCTTACTATATGATGCGGAAGGAGAAGTGATCAGTAACAGCCCTATGCTGCATAATGTCACCGGAGGCTTTATGGTATATCCTAACCCCTGCCAGTCAACGGCTACGGTCGATTTTACAGCAGCGTCAGCCGGTGCCCTGCAGATCATTTTATATGACGCCGCAGGAAAACAACTGAAAACATTGCTGCAGGAAAATGTTTCGCAGGGACATCATGCAATCACTATAAACGTTGCTGATCTCACACCCGGCATTTACCTCCTGAAGGCATGGTTAAACAATGTGGTGATGATGAAAAAAATTGCTGTGGAATAG